A single region of the Pararhodospirillum photometricum DSM 122 genome encodes:
- a CDS encoding TIGR03571 family LLM class oxidoreductase has translation MDTHSRSATALDLINRPGQLTLGIELPLDNDWSPEGEARRVADGRPHGVPDLSRYPELVRQIDASGFAAIWMRDVPVFDPRNFGDAGSIYDPFVNLGFLAGITKHVALGTAGIVLPLRHPMMVAKAAASVDRLSCGRLILGLASGDRPVEYPLLGLDFEGRGETFRQSLAYMRDAWKDGGLPLGDGRKAAELDLLPKPSQQTIPTIIAGNGQQSDEWIASNMDGRFVYPGGVDRTAGQAADFRRLRHAADLDRGVFISAFHLDLADDPGELPTPRRFGARIGRKPLVDHLEQLRGAGVDHLAVLLRPSRRPLPEVIDELAREVLSDLAHGALPAPSLENTTPERDAAGPKGT, from the coding sequence ATGGATACGCACTCCCGCTCTGCAACCGCACTCGATCTGATTAATCGTCCCGGCCAACTGACGCTGGGCATCGAACTGCCGCTCGATAACGATTGGTCGCCGGAAGGCGAAGCGCGCCGCGTCGCGGACGGACGTCCGCACGGCGTGCCTGATCTCTCCCGTTACCCGGAGTTGGTCCGGCAGATCGACGCCTCAGGATTTGCCGCCATCTGGATGCGCGACGTTCCGGTGTTCGATCCGCGGAACTTCGGCGACGCGGGTTCCATCTACGATCCCTTCGTCAATCTCGGCTTCCTCGCCGGGATCACGAAGCATGTCGCGCTCGGCACGGCAGGCATCGTCCTGCCGCTTCGCCATCCCATGATGGTGGCGAAGGCGGCCGCGTCGGTCGATCGCCTGTCGTGCGGCAGGCTGATCCTAGGCCTCGCCTCAGGCGACCGTCCGGTGGAGTATCCGCTGCTCGGTCTCGACTTCGAGGGACGTGGCGAGACCTTTCGCCAGAGCCTCGCCTATATGCGCGACGCCTGGAAGGACGGCGGCTTGCCTCTTGGCGACGGACGCAAAGCCGCCGAACTCGACCTGCTGCCCAAGCCCAGCCAGCAAACCATTCCGACGATCATCGCCGGCAACGGCCAGCAATCCGACGAGTGGATCGCGTCCAATATGGATGGACGTTTTGTCTATCCGGGCGGCGTGGATCGAACGGCCGGGCAGGCCGCAGATTTCCGGCGGCTTCGGCACGCGGCTGACCTCGATCGTGGCGTATTCATCAGCGCCTTCCATCTGGATCTTGCCGATGATCCCGGCGAGTTGCCGACACCCCGCAGGTTCGGCGCGCGCATCGGCCGAAAGCCCCTCGTCGACCACCTTGAACAGCTTCGCGGTGCGGGCGTCGATCATCTGGCCGTGCTGCTGCGACCCTCCCGCCGGCCACTGCCGGAAGTGATCGACGAGCTTGCCCGAGAGGTTCTTTCCGACCTCGCCCATGGCGCGCTCCCCGCACCGTCACTCGAAAACACGACACCGGAGCGCGATGCGGCCGGCCCGAAAGGAACCTGA
- a CDS encoding MFS transporter, whose translation MSTNRLPALLAMMVGGFAIGTTEYASVGVLPQIADDFGINLARAGLVVSGYALGVSFGSPILAALTGSLSRKTLMLAVMALFVVANAAAALSKSYEVLIIARVLSALPHGIFFGVGAAIAASFVSEERRASAVAMVFAGLSIAVAAGVPLATVIGQRLGWPMSYWFVAVVGIVSLVALAATLPRKIDIAPAGSLIDQIKVLGSGRLLIAFGMNFCAWGGTFVAFAYLPSILADITGFSPNGVAWMLALYGVSVIAGNFLGGRVSDKALVPTLALMLGAQAAVLLIFTFTAPSMIGSILTLGLLGALMFCNIPGLALYVVQLATRYRPGNVDIASTINVSAANAGIALGALIGGTVADSSLGLGATPWVGAIMVSVGLLLTLWSGYLDKREAHRSRSEARPAANGA comes from the coding sequence TTGAGCACGAACAGACTGCCCGCCCTGTTGGCGATGATGGTCGGTGGATTCGCCATCGGCACCACCGAATATGCGAGTGTAGGCGTCCTGCCACAGATCGCTGATGATTTCGGGATCAATCTGGCGCGGGCCGGGCTGGTGGTCAGCGGCTATGCGCTCGGCGTTAGCTTCGGTTCGCCGATCCTCGCGGCGCTGACCGGAAGCCTGTCGAGAAAAACGCTCATGCTGGCGGTGATGGCGCTGTTCGTCGTCGCCAATGCGGCAGCGGCGTTGAGCAAGAGTTACGAGGTTCTCATCATCGCGCGTGTCCTTTCAGCCCTGCCGCACGGCATCTTCTTCGGAGTTGGGGCAGCAATCGCCGCGAGCTTCGTTTCGGAGGAGCGGAGGGCCTCGGCGGTCGCAATGGTGTTCGCAGGTCTGTCGATCGCGGTCGCGGCCGGCGTGCCGCTAGCAACCGTCATCGGCCAACGCCTGGGCTGGCCGATGTCCTATTGGTTTGTCGCGGTGGTCGGCATTGTGTCGCTTGTTGCCCTGGCAGCGACCCTCCCTCGCAAGATAGACATCGCGCCGGCAGGAAGCCTCATCGACCAGATCAAGGTGCTGGGCAGTGGGCGGCTGCTGATCGCGTTTGGCATGAACTTCTGCGCCTGGGGCGGCACGTTCGTCGCCTTCGCCTATCTCCCCAGCATCCTCGCGGACATCACGGGCTTCAGCCCGAATGGCGTGGCCTGGATGCTGGCGCTCTACGGGGTGTCGGTGATCGCCGGCAACTTTCTCGGCGGGCGAGTATCCGACAAGGCATTGGTGCCGACGCTGGCGCTGATGCTTGGCGCGCAGGCGGCGGTTCTTCTCATTTTCACCTTCACGGCTCCGTCCATGATCGGTTCGATCCTCACGCTCGGCCTGCTCGGCGCACTCATGTTCTGCAATATTCCGGGCTTGGCGCTCTATGTCGTGCAGCTCGCCACGCGCTATCGACCCGGAAATGTAGACATCGCCTCCACCATCAACGTATCGGCCGCGAATGCCGGGATCGCGCTCGGAGCCCTCATCGGTGGAACAGTGGCCGATTCCAGCCTGGGGCTAGGCGCGACGCCGTGGGTCGGCGCCATCATGGTAAGCGTCGGCCTGCTGCTGACCTTGTGGAGTGGCTATCTCGACAAGCGCGAAGCGCACCGCAGTCGAAGTGAGGCTAGGCCAGCGGCGAACGGGGCTTAA
- a CDS encoding LysR family transcriptional regulator — MRRLSSLKVDDERKLRLIEARSPLGSRIPLASLMQMLAVAEHLNFRHAANALGVSQSSISTRIKLLEQNLGILLFERLPRGVRLTEAGRHFVDQVAVGIDHLDHAVKTAGLLARGEQGHLRISAYALISNGFLAGLLNRYREQHPDVDIEIAECRVGDAVKQVRDGHLDVAFVLGTPDIPDCHSRPIWTEQLMIALPASHPLADCDGVTWGDLSAETFLIRHSGTGPQLHDLVLLRLAERWPRPSVQRFDVDRLTLISMVEQGYGVTLATKATSQIRFPGVVFLPVLDEPGPVVFSAVWSPNNRAPALRHFLDLAKKAGRSTSPV, encoded by the coding sequence ATGCGGCGGCTTTCCTCACTCAAAGTCGATGACGAAAGGAAGCTGCGGTTGATTGAGGCGCGCTCGCCTCTGGGTTCGCGGATTCCGTTGGCGTCATTGATGCAGATGCTGGCCGTGGCGGAGCACCTAAACTTTCGTCACGCCGCTAATGCTCTCGGCGTAAGCCAGTCCAGCATCAGCACCCGTATCAAGCTGCTGGAGCAGAATCTTGGCATCCTGCTGTTCGAACGACTGCCACGCGGCGTGCGGCTGACTGAGGCCGGCCGGCATTTCGTCGATCAGGTGGCGGTCGGCATCGATCACCTCGACCACGCGGTAAAGACCGCTGGCTTGCTCGCGCGCGGCGAACAGGGGCATCTCCGCATCAGCGCATATGCCCTGATCTCCAACGGCTTCCTCGCCGGCCTCCTGAACCGCTATCGCGAGCAACATCCTGACGTCGATATCGAGATAGCGGAGTGTCGGGTCGGTGACGCGGTGAAACAGGTGCGTGACGGACATCTGGATGTCGCCTTCGTGCTGGGCACGCCGGATATTCCGGATTGTCATTCCAGACCAATATGGACCGAACAACTTATGATCGCCTTGCCGGCGTCCCATCCACTTGCCGATTGCGATGGCGTCACTTGGGGCGACCTTTCGGCCGAGACCTTTCTGATCCGACACAGTGGGACCGGCCCACAGCTCCATGACCTTGTTCTGCTGCGGCTTGCCGAACGTTGGCCACGACCGTCTGTCCAGCGTTTCGACGTGGATCGGCTGACGCTGATATCGATGGTCGAGCAGGGCTACGGCGTGACCTTAGCTACAAAGGCAACTTCGCAAATCCGGTTTCCGGGCGTGGTGTTTCTGCCCGTCCTTGACGAGCCGGGACCCGTCGTCTTCTCCGCTGTGTGGTCTCCAAACAACCGCGCGCCCGCACTCCGTCACTTCCTTGACCTCGCCAAGAAAGCCGGTCGCTCAACCTCGCCCGTCTGA
- a CDS encoding helix-turn-helix domain-containing protein has protein sequence MAINLRRIRHDKQLTQEDLADRSGLSARYVGAIERADVSASVTVLGQIAEALSVEPGDLLKASDGRG, from the coding sequence ATGGCGATCAATCTGCGTCGGATACGTCATGACAAGCAACTGACGCAGGAGGACTTGGCGGATCGTTCGGGCCTGAGCGCCCGTTATGTCGGGGCGATAGAGCGCGCCGATGTGTCGGCCAGCGTCACCGTTCTCGGCCAGATCGCCGAAGCCTTAAGTGTGGAGCCAGGAGATTTGCTGAAGGCATCAGACGGGCGAGGTTGA
- a CDS encoding DUF2285 domain-containing protein produces MRVRPELDPDVDDLAPVEPDVTHYDEAHFVTYLRLLDAETDDADWTEVARIVLHRDPLADQDRTKACWESHLARAQWMTKIGYRRILEQAVEEARLTPRDRP; encoded by the coding sequence ATGCGCGTCAGACCAGAACTCGATCCCGACGTAGACGACCTGGCTCCCGTGGAGCCGGATGTGACCCATTATGACGAGGCGCATTTCGTCACCTATCTGCGCCTGCTGGACGCCGAAACGGACGATGCGGACTGGACCGAGGTAGCGCGGATCGTCCTGCATCGCGATCCGCTGGCAGACCAAGACCGGACCAAGGCGTGCTGGGAAAGCCATCTCGCCCGCGCGCAGTGGATGACGAAGATCGGCTATCGTCGCATCCTGGAACAGGCGGTCGAAGAGGCGCGCCTGACTCCACGCGACCGTCCGTAA
- a CDS encoding conjugal transfer protein TraG, which yields MSGSRVLWGQIAIVVVIVLAAIWGATEWTAWRLGFQGQLGSPWFEVGGWPVYYPPLFFWWWYSYDAYAPGIFVEGAIIAASGGFLSTAVAIGLSVIRAREAKNVATYGSARWASPEEVKAAGLLGPDGVVLGRLERDYLRHDGPEHVLCFAPTRSGKGVGLVVPTLLTWPGSVIVHDIKGENWGLTAGFRAPHGRVLLFDPTDAKSSAYNPLLEVRRGDWEVRDVQNIADILVDPEGALDKRNHWEKTSHSLLVGVILHVLYAEPDKTLAGVANFLSDPKRPVEATLRAMMSTPHLGEAGVHPVIASSARELLNKSDNERSGVLSTAMSFLGLYRDPVVAKVTARCDWRIADLVSGKRPVSLYLVVPPSDIARTKPLIRLILNQVGRRLTEELNATNRHRLLLMLDEFPALGRLDFFESALAFMAGYGIKSFLIAQSLNQIEKAYGANNSVLDNCHVRVAFATNDERTAKRVSDSLGTATEMRDSTNYAGHRLSPWLGHLMVSRQETARPLLTPGEVMQLPPTDELLLVAGVPPIRAKKARYYEDARFKERLLPPPDLSAQPKAPKAPSSDDWSALTILTPIAPSAPPTPDATATDPANAGIRREPELPEHEEIVPDARPVAGEFDVLDDEPDVDAAKSRTMRQQVTSVARQATMDPADGIDL from the coding sequence ATGTCGGGAAGCCGTGTCCTCTGGGGTCAGATCGCCATCGTCGTCGTCATCGTGCTGGCTGCGATCTGGGGCGCGACCGAGTGGACGGCGTGGCGACTCGGCTTTCAGGGGCAGCTCGGAAGCCCGTGGTTCGAAGTGGGTGGCTGGCCCGTCTACTATCCACCGCTGTTCTTCTGGTGGTGGTATTCCTACGACGCCTATGCACCCGGTATCTTCGTCGAAGGGGCGATCATCGCGGCGTCGGGCGGGTTCCTCTCCACCGCCGTCGCCATCGGCCTTTCGGTCATCCGGGCGCGCGAGGCCAAGAACGTCGCCACCTACGGTTCGGCGCGCTGGGCCTCGCCCGAGGAGGTCAAGGCGGCTGGACTGCTCGGTCCCGATGGCGTCGTGCTCGGCCGACTTGAGCGCGACTATCTCCGCCACGACGGCCCCGAGCATGTGCTGTGCTTCGCCCCGACCAGATCGGGCAAGGGCGTCGGCCTCGTCGTTCCGACGTTGCTGACCTGGCCCGGCAGCGTCATCGTCCACGACATCAAGGGTGAGAACTGGGGACTGACAGCGGGTTTTCGCGCACCCCACGGCCGCGTTCTGCTGTTCGACCCGACCGATGCGAAATCCTCCGCCTACAATCCGCTGCTGGAGGTGCGGCGCGGCGATTGGGAGGTGCGCGACGTTCAGAACATCGCCGACATCCTCGTCGATCCCGAAGGCGCGCTCGACAAGCGGAACCACTGGGAAAAGACCAGCCATTCATTGCTGGTCGGCGTGATCCTGCACGTCCTCTATGCCGAGCCCGACAAGACGCTGGCTGGCGTCGCCAATTTTCTCTCAGATCCGAAGCGACCAGTGGAGGCGACGCTGCGCGCCATGATGTCCACGCCGCATCTGGGCGAAGCCGGCGTCCATCCCGTCATCGCCTCATCGGCGCGCGAGCTGCTGAACAAATCCGACAACGAACGCTCCGGCGTGCTCTCCACCGCAATGTCCTTCCTCGGCCTCTACCGCGATCCCGTCGTGGCGAAGGTGACGGCGCGCTGCGACTGGCGCATCGCCGATCTCGTCTCAGGCAAGCGGCCGGTCAGTCTCTACCTCGTCGTGCCGCCCTCCGACATCGCTCGCACCAAGCCGCTGATCCGCCTGATCCTCAATCAGGTTGGGCGGCGACTGACCGAGGAATTGAACGCCACCAACCGCCATCGGCTGCTGCTCATGCTCGACGAGTTTCCGGCGCTGGGCCGGCTCGACTTCTTCGAGTCCGCGCTGGCCTTCATGGCCGGCTACGGCATCAAGAGTTTCCTGATCGCGCAGAGCCTCAATCAGATCGAGAAGGCCTATGGCGCGAACAATTCGGTCCTCGACAACTGCCATGTCCGTGTCGCCTTCGCCACCAATGACGAGCGCACCGCCAAGCGCGTGTCGGACTCGCTCGGCACCGCGACCGAGATGCGCGATTCCACCAACTATGCCGGCCATCGGCTGTCGCCCTGGCTCGGCCATCTCATGGTGTCGCGGCAGGAGACGGCCCGACCGCTGCTCACCCCCGGCGAAGTGATGCAGCTTCCGCCGACCGACGAACTATTGCTGGTCGCGGGCGTGCCGCCGATCCGGGCGAAGAAGGCGCGCTACTACGAGGATGCCCGCTTCAAGGAGCGGTTGCTGCCACCGCCCGACCTGTCCGCCCAGCCCAAGGCGCCGAAAGCGCCATCGAGCGACGACTGGTCTGCGCTGACGATCCTGACGCCCATTGCACCATCAGCACCGCCGACACCTGACGCCACTGCCACCGACCCCGCCAATGCCGGCATCCGCCGCGAGCCGGAATTGCCCGAACACGAGGAGATCGTCCCCGACGCCCGTCCGGTGGCCGGCGAGTTCGACGTGCTCGACGACGAACCGGACGTGGACGCCGCCAAATCCCGCACCATGCGCCAGCAGGTTACGTCCGTCGCGCGTCAGGCGACGATGGACCCGGCCGACGGCATCGACCTGTAA
- a CDS encoding CopG family transcriptional regulator — protein sequence MQTKARMNVYFEPDLLKKVEALALRRNVSKSAVIEAAVASFLSADASERLEAVFARRMDKLGRQLDGLDEDLDILGETLSLFIRFWLTVTPPLPDSAQASARAKGVERFDGFIQSLGRRLATGDRFLKELSRDMPGEPIPDGTTGRSND from the coding sequence ATGCAGACCAAGGCCCGCATGAATGTCTATTTCGAGCCGGACCTGTTGAAGAAGGTCGAGGCGCTGGCGCTCCGCCGCAACGTGTCCAAGTCGGCGGTGATCGAAGCCGCCGTGGCGTCCTTCCTGTCGGCCGATGCCTCCGAACGGCTGGAGGCGGTTTTCGCCCGCCGCATGGACAAGCTGGGGCGACAGCTCGACGGCCTGGACGAGGATCTCGACATCCTCGGCGAGACGCTGTCGCTGTTCATCCGCTTCTGGCTGACGGTGACCCCGCCGCTGCCCGACAGCGCCCAGGCATCGGCGCGAGCGAAGGGTGTGGAGCGCTTCGACGGATTTATTCAATCGCTCGGGCGGCGGTTGGCGACGGGCGATCGGTTCCTGAAGGAACTGTCGAGAGATATGCCGGGTGAGCCGATACCTGACGGGACAACTGGTCGGAGCAACGACTAG
- a CDS encoding VOC family protein, whose amino-acid sequence MNGIGYTMVGTTDLSRALTFYDPIFTEMGLDQCWRDERSASWGKSDNETFPRFFVGYPYDGGEANVGNGTMTAFLCAAEIIDQLHGLALKNGGVCEGAPGRRPQYGDGFYGAYVRDPDGNKLAFVCYDAP is encoded by the coding sequence ATGAACGGAATTGGCTACACGATGGTCGGCACGACCGATCTATCGCGCGCATTGACATTCTATGATCCGATATTCACGGAAATGGGATTAGATCAATGCTGGCGCGACGAACGTTCCGCGTCGTGGGGCAAGTCCGACAACGAGACGTTTCCTCGTTTTTTTGTTGGATATCCATACGATGGCGGTGAGGCCAACGTTGGAAATGGCACCATGACGGCATTCTTGTGTGCAGCGGAAATCATTGACCAACTTCATGGGCTGGCTCTGAAAAATGGGGGAGTGTGCGAAGGTGCTCCGGGACGACGCCCACAGTATGGTGATGGCTTCTATGGCGCGTATGTACGCGATCCAGACGGAAACAAGCTCGCCTTTGTTTGCTATGACGCTCCATGA
- the trbB gene encoding P-type conjugative transfer ATPase TrbB, giving the protein MAGSHQNSESLTRGARMLRTALGPAIARFLEDPAVVEVMLNPDGRLWIDRLSEGLSDTGERLSPADGERIVRLVAHHVGAEIHAGSPRVSAELPETGERFEGLLPPVVAAPTFAIRKPAVAVFTLDDYVSAGIMSAQQAEALRAAVESRANILVAGGTSTGKTTLTNALLAEVAKGSDRVVIIEDTRELQCAAPNLVAMRTKDGVASLSDLVRSSLRLRPDRIPIGEVRGPEALDLLKAWGTGHPGGVGTIHAGSAIGAIRRLEQLIQEAVVNVPRALITETIDLVAVLAGRGAQRRLVELARVEGLGPDGEYRVAPAVNDGGDIQPVLNLEPKGYLR; this is encoded by the coding sequence ATGGCGGGATCGCACCAGAATTCGGAGAGTTTGACGCGAGGCGCGCGGATGCTGCGCACCGCGCTCGGCCCCGCCATCGCGCGCTTTCTGGAAGACCCCGCCGTCGTCGAGGTGATGCTCAACCCGGACGGGCGGCTTTGGATCGATCGGCTGTCGGAGGGGCTGTCCGACACCGGCGAGCGTCTGTCGCCTGCCGATGGCGAACGGATCGTCCGCCTAGTCGCGCATCATGTCGGTGCAGAAATCCATGCCGGTTCGCCGCGCGTCTCCGCCGAACTGCCCGAGACCGGCGAACGGTTCGAAGGCCTGTTGCCCCCGGTCGTGGCCGCACCGACCTTCGCGATCCGCAAGCCCGCCGTCGCCGTCTTCACGCTCGACGATTACGTGTCCGCCGGGATCATGTCGGCGCAACAGGCCGAAGCGTTGCGCGCGGCCGTGGAGTCCCGTGCCAACATCCTCGTCGCGGGCGGCACGTCCACCGGCAAGACCACGCTGACCAATGCGCTGCTGGCGGAGGTCGCCAAGGGTTCGGATCGCGTCGTCATCATCGAAGACACGCGCGAGCTGCAATGCGCGGCGCCCAATCTTGTCGCGATGCGCACCAAGGATGGCGTCGCCTCGCTCTCCGATCTTGTCCGCTCCAGTTTGCGCCTGCGCCCCGATCGCATCCCGATCGGCGAGGTGCGCGGACCCGAGGCGCTCGACCTCCTGAAGGCTTGGGGGACCGGCCATCCCGGCGGCGTGGGCACCATCCATGCCGGCAGCGCCATCGGCGCGATCCGCCGCCTCGAACAGCTCATTCAGGAAGCCGTTGTCAACGTGCCGCGCGCGCTGATCACCGAGACCATCGATCTCGTCGCGGTGCTCGCCGGGCGCGGCGCGCAGCGCCGGCTTGTCGAACTCGCCCGCGTCGAAGGCCTCGGCCCTGACGGCGAGTACCGCGTCGCGCCGGCCGTCAACGACGGCGGCGACATCCAGCCCGTCCTCAATCTTGAACCCAAAGGATATCTCCGATGA
- a CDS encoding TrbC/VirB2 family protein has protein sequence MIRILSRGCHTMASAALAVSVSMMLAPAAHASGSSMPWEAPLQSILQSIEGPVAKIIAVIVIISTGLALAFGDTSGGFRRLIQIVFGLSIAFAASSFFLSFFSFGGGALV, from the coding sequence ATGATCCGCATCCTCTCGCGCGGTTGCCACACCATGGCGAGCGCGGCCCTTGCCGTTTCCGTCAGCATGATGCTGGCGCCCGCCGCCCATGCCTCCGGCTCGTCGATGCCGTGGGAAGCGCCGCTGCAATCCATCCTCCAGTCGATCGAAGGGCCGGTCGCCAAGATCATCGCCGTCATCGTCATCATCTCGACCGGCTTGGCGCTGGCCTTCGGCGACACGTCGGGCGGCTTCCGCCGTCTGATCCAGATCGTCTTCGGCCTGTCGATCGCGTTCGCCGCATCGAGCTTCTTCCTGTCGTTCTTCTCGTTCGGCGGCGGGGCGCTCGTCTGA
- a CDS encoding VirB3 family type IV secretion system protein: MAGMADHAGDVPGYAVPVHRALTEHILLGGAPRGLAILNGTLAAALGLGLRLWLVGLVIWAIGHLAAVWAAKRDPMFVDVVRRHLRIPGHLGV; this comes from the coding sequence ATGGCGGGTATGGCCGACCATGCCGGAGACGTGCCGGGCTATGCCGTGCCGGTCCACCGGGCGCTGACCGAGCATATCCTGCTCGGCGGCGCGCCGCGTGGCCTCGCCATCCTCAACGGCACGCTGGCGGCGGCGCTGGGCCTTGGCCTGCGCCTCTGGCTGGTCGGCCTCGTGATCTGGGCCATCGGCCACCTCGCGGCCGTTTGGGCGGCAAAGCGCGATCCGATGTTCGTCGATGTGGTGCGCCGCCATCTGCGCATCCCCGGCCATCTCGGCGTGTGA